From the genome of Triticum aestivum cultivar Chinese Spring chromosome 3B, IWGSC CS RefSeq v2.1, whole genome shotgun sequence, one region includes:
- the LOC123065589 gene encoding wax ester synthase/diacylglycerol acyltransferase 11, which produces MLLRQRALAVETGSRGERAAREEEEPVSPVGRLFLEPRFRWYIVGALGLGAPVDLAALRAGIEVTLLRHPRFCSVIVMDELEEGAGPKWVRTTVELDNHVIVPDLDPTAMSIEPNKTLEDYLSSLSTLPMDHSRPLWEFHVLDFPTSEAVAALAFRAHHSLGDGTSLLSLLVASVGSSKVLPTTAPRRVSTIKALSPRSPSSAATGAVAVFTVWIMSLLLLVWYTVVDIVCFVATAASILRDPPTLFKGADGVEFRPKRFVNCRLSLDDIKYVKRVMCCTVNDVLLGVTSAALSRYYFRETGESGKRNIKVRSTFIVNLRKMTGLHTLASMMKSDKDNGVKWGNQLGYMLLPFHIEKHDDPLKYVEKAMRIAHRKKSSMESVFTNWSALMIKKIFGIKATASLCHALFKNTTILFSNMVGPTEQVTLYGHPILYIAPSIYGQQHVSFEETLNLIRKYSLISVLSPIVSWDTVCSFCLELWHP; this is translated from the exons ATGTTGCTGCGGCAGCGGGCGCTCGCGGTAGAGACGGGCAGCAGGGGCGAAcgggcggcgcgggaggaggaggagccggtgaGCCCAGTGGGGCGGCTGTTCCTAGAGCCGCGCTTCCGCTGGTACATCGTGGGCGCTCTCGGCCTCGGCGCCCCGGTCGACCTGGCCGCGTTGCGGGCTGGGATCGAGGTCACCCTCCTGCGCCACCCGCGCTTCTGCAGCGTAATA GTGATGGACGAGCTAGAGGAGGGCGCCGGCCCGAAGTGGGTCCGGACAACGGTGGAACTCGACAACCACGTCATCGTCCCGGACCTTGACCCCACTGCCATGTCGATTGAGCCGAACAAGACTCTCGAGGACTACTTGTCGTCCCTGTCCACGCTGCCCATGGACCACTCCCGTCCCCTCTGGGAGTTTCATGTCTTGGACTTTCCCACCTCTGAGGCCGTTGCGGCCCTTGCTTTCCGTGCACACCACTCACTCGGGGATGGCACCTCGCTACTATCCCTTCTCGTTGCATCTGTCGGCTCGTCTAAGGTGCTGCCGACCACCGCCCCACGCCGCGTCAGCACAATAAAAGCCTTGTCACCGCGCTCACCTTCATCCGCGGCCACGGGTGCCGTGGCTGTTTTCACTGTGTGGATCATGTCTTTGCTTCTTCTTGTGTGGTACACCGTTGTGGATATAGTGTGTTTTGTTGCGACGGCCGCGTCCATACTGCGCGACCCACCAACGTTGTTCAAAGGTGCTGATGGCGTCGAATTCCGGCCCAAGCGCTTCGTGAACTGTAGACTGAGCCTCGACGACATCAAGTATGTCAAGAGGGTCATGTGCTGT ACTGTCAATGATGTTCTGCTTGGAGTGACTTCTGCTGCCTTGTCTCGGTATTATTTCCGGGAAACAG GTGAAAGCGGCAAAAGGAACATCAAGGTGCGATCCACTTTTATAGTCAACCTAAGGAAGATGACTGGACTACAT ACACTAGCTAGCATGATGAAATCAGACAAGGACAACGGCGTGAAGTGGGGAAATCAGCTCGGCTACATGCTACTCCCGTTCCATATAGAAAAGCACGATGACCCTCTTAAGTATGTCGAGAAGGCAATGAGGATAGCACATAGGAAGAAGAGCTCCATGGAATCGGTCTTCACGAACTGGAGCGCATTGATGATAAAGAAAATCTTCGGTATTAAG GCAACGGCTTCTCTCTGCCATGCCTTGTTCAAGAACACCACCATTTTGTTCTCCAACATGGTTGGACCAACTGAGCAGGTAACTTTGTACGGCCACCCCATCCTCTACATTGCCCCAAGCATCTATGGCCAACAACATGTAAGTTTTGAAGAAACTCTCAATTTAATAAGAAAATATTCTTTAATCAGTGTATTGTCTCCAATTGTTTCATGGGATACCGTTTGTAGTTTTTGCCTGGAATTATGGCACCCTTGA